A window of the bacterium genome harbors these coding sequences:
- the rfaE1 gene encoding D-glycero-beta-D-manno-heptose-7-phosphate kinase, whose product MVDISNKRLDELRKSFDGKRIAVIGDMMLDGYFWGDVKRISPEAPVPVLEVEDEFFRFGGAANVALNILTLGGIPVPVGVIGNDNYGNIFSSLLKEKKIDPAGIVIDNDRPTTTKTRVIANNQHVVRIDKESKAYINNKIEAKILSYVETDLSKLDGIILQDYNKGILTPSLISKIISLANKNNILITVDPKFDNFFEYKNVTVFKPNRKETETVLGIRIKDDKDISSAGRDLLHKLKSKYVLLTLGEGGIAVFENDDKERRMPTKARKVADVSGAGDTVISTLTVALAAGANIYEACFLANYAAGIVCGEVGIVPIEKEALFQIVLKENI is encoded by the coding sequence AAAGAATCGCAGTCATTGGCGATATGATGCTCGATGGTTATTTCTGGGGAGATGTTAAAAGAATTTCTCCTGAAGCACCGGTTCCGGTGCTTGAAGTTGAAGATGAATTTTTCCGTTTCGGCGGTGCAGCGAACGTTGCTTTGAATATTCTAACTCTTGGTGGAATTCCCGTCCCTGTGGGTGTAATTGGTAATGATAATTATGGAAATATTTTTTCTTCATTGCTGAAAGAAAAGAAAATAGATCCTGCAGGAATAGTAATCGACAACGACCGACCAACTACAACCAAAACTCGTGTTATTGCTAACAATCAGCATGTCGTTCGAATAGATAAGGAAAGCAAAGCTTATATAAATAATAAAATCGAAGCTAAAATTTTATCCTATGTTGAAACTGATCTTAGTAAACTTGATGGAATAATTCTCCAGGATTACAACAAAGGAATCTTAACTCCTTCACTCATCTCTAAAATTATTTCACTTGCGAATAAAAATAATATTCTCATTACAGTCGATCCGAAGTTTGATAATTTCTTCGAATACAAAAATGTAACTGTCTTCAAGCCAAACAGAAAAGAAACTGAAACAGTACTTGGGATCAGAATTAAAGACGACAAAGACATTTCATCGGCGGGAAGAGATCTTCTGCACAAACTAAAATCAAAATATGTATTGCTTACTCTTGGTGAAGGAGGTATTGCTGTATTTGAAAATGATGACAAAGAAAGACGAATGCCTACCAAAGCAAGAAAAGTAGCTGATGTTTCTGGTGCCGGAGATACAGTTATTTCAACTTTAACCGTAGCACTTGCAGCTGGTGCAAATATTTATGAAGCCTGTTTCCTTGCCAACTATGCTGCGGGAATTGTCTGCGGTGAAGTCGGGATCGTTCCGATCGAGAAAGAAGCTCTCTTTCAAATTGTTTTAAAAGAAAATATATGA
- a CDS encoding PD40 domain-containing protein has translation MLKTILKILTILFFVQITVFAQFGKNKVQYKYFDWYYVQTKHFDIYFNNNGETLAEFTAHASEDALAKILESFNYSLNNRVTIIIYNSQNDFQETNVTDSYLSEGIEGFTELFKNRVVVQFHGSYKQFRHLIHHELVHAVINDMFYGGSLQNIISNNITVQIPLWFNEGMAEYQALGWDEDTDMFIRDAAINEYLPDVDRLSGYFAYRGGQAVFYYIARRYGKEKISEIINAMRSLGNVDAAFKQTIGLNVKEFNERWKKDIKRVYWPDVETTQDPDEFAKRLTDPDGEESFYNTSPAISPQGDKIAFITNRDFFFSLYIMDANTGEIITKLAEGNQSPNFEELNILTPGLTWSPDGSKIAIAALSHGYDVIYVFDVEEEEYITLPIKMDGVQSVIWSWDGKQLAFIAQNSKQTDIYTYDFDTKEIKNLTDDIFTEKDPNWSHDGKTIYFSSDRNSYKNIKDVPAGFKIYKHDFSQMEIYALNVETKEIQRITDLPNSNETTPIVSPDGSKILFISDLNGINNIYRKNLVFSSNDDFVNDIKDLKPVPVTNSQSGLYQLSASKDGKKLAFSSLYKSSFNIFLLNNPFESELDIKELPLTKYRQGKLDLDAAPLNLSDQGDDTAKDSSDFNPSNFFTGSYTDTTKKYGDSVTVDFGNYVFGTEQVAVSDEEETDTLGLIDNLDERGNFKVNKYRINFAPDLVYANAGYSTLYGLIGTTVISFSDVLGNHRLIGVTGLQVDLKNSDYGLAYYYLAKRINWGIEGFHTARFVRLLRFDPRGFYTSNLFRYRNFGISGSASFPLNRFYRFDFGASVLNVTGENLDNVLEPTENVTFTVPQVSFVHDNVLWGYTAPIQGTRYRFDVFGNLGVTDPNKSFYSIIGDMRTYLRFFYDHSLALRLSGGYSGGENPQRFFIGGTENWINRTFATTEVPIESASDFAFLTAVLPLRGYDYSERIGTRYLLANMELRFPLIRYLLTGGLPLLFSNVIGVAFVDAGAAWYDNSKIRLFSRNNAGNIITDDLLVGTGVGARVYFLYFLLRFDVAWAYNVEGFSSPKFYFSLGADF, from the coding sequence ATGTTGAAAACGATATTAAAAATACTTACAATTTTGTTTTTTGTGCAGATCACTGTGTTTGCACAGTTTGGAAAGAACAAAGTTCAGTACAAATATTTTGACTGGTATTACGTCCAGACAAAACACTTCGATATTTACTTCAATAATAACGGCGAAACTCTTGCTGAGTTTACCGCCCATGCTTCAGAAGATGCGTTAGCAAAAATACTTGAGAGTTTTAATTACTCGCTGAATAATCGTGTAACGATTATTATTTACAACTCACAGAATGATTTTCAGGAGACAAACGTTACTGATTCCTATCTCAGTGAAGGAATAGAAGGATTTACAGAGTTATTCAAGAACAGAGTTGTAGTTCAATTCCATGGTTCGTATAAACAATTCAGACATCTGATTCATCACGAGCTTGTTCACGCAGTTATAAACGATATGTTTTATGGCGGCTCGCTTCAAAACATAATTTCAAACAACATTACAGTTCAGATTCCCCTTTGGTTCAACGAAGGAATGGCTGAGTATCAGGCTCTCGGCTGGGATGAAGATACAGATATGTTTATAAGAGATGCTGCGATAAATGAATATCTGCCGGACGTGGATAGATTATCCGGTTACTTTGCTTACCGTGGTGGTCAGGCGGTTTTTTATTATATCGCAAGAAGATATGGTAAAGAAAAAATCAGTGAGATTATAAATGCGATGAGAAGTCTTGGTAATGTAGACGCCGCATTCAAACAGACTATCGGACTTAACGTAAAAGAATTCAATGAGAGATGGAAAAAAGATATAAAACGCGTCTACTGGCCAGATGTTGAGACAACGCAGGATCCTGATGAATTTGCCAAACGATTAACTGATCCTGACGGAGAAGAAAGTTTTTATAATACAAGTCCTGCCATCTCTCCACAAGGTGATAAAATTGCCTTCATAACAAATCGTGATTTCTTTTTTAGTTTGTATATAATGGATGCGAATACCGGCGAAATCATTACAAAGCTTGCAGAAGGTAACCAATCTCCGAATTTTGAAGAGTTAAATATTCTGACACCTGGATTAACCTGGTCGCCGGATGGATCTAAAATTGCTATTGCGGCTTTAAGTCACGGCTACGATGTTATCTATGTTTTTGATGTGGAAGAAGAAGAATATATCACACTCCCAATTAAGATGGATGGGGTGCAAAGTGTCATCTGGTCATGGGATGGAAAGCAGCTTGCATTTATTGCTCAAAATTCAAAGCAGACAGATATTTACACTTACGATTTCGATACGAAAGAAATTAAAAATTTAACTGACGATATATTTACAGAAAAAGATCCCAACTGGTCCCACGATGGCAAAACAATTTATTTTTCTTCAGACAGAAACAGTTATAAAAATATTAAAGATGTGCCAGCCGGATTCAAAATTTATAAGCATGATTTTTCACAAATGGAAATTTATGCACTTAATGTAGAGACAAAAGAAATTCAAAGAATTACAGATCTTCCCAACAGTAATGAAACTACGCCAATAGTCAGTCCCGACGGAAGTAAAATTTTATTCATATCAGATCTGAATGGTATAAATAATATCTACAGGAAAAATTTAGTTTTCTCTTCTAATGACGATTTTGTTAATGATATAAAGGATCTTAAACCTGTCCCGGTTACAAACTCACAATCAGGTTTGTATCAATTATCTGCATCAAAAGATGGGAAGAAGCTTGCGTTCTCATCACTTTACAAATCATCGTTTAACATATTTTTGCTTAACAATCCTTTTGAATCAGAGCTTGACATTAAAGAATTGCCTTTAACCAAATACAGACAAGGTAAATTAGACCTTGATGCAGCTCCGTTAAATTTATCAGATCAGGGTGATGATACGGCAAAAGATAGTTCAGATTTTAATCCATCGAACTTCTTCACCGGAAGTTACACTGATACCACAAAAAAATATGGCGACTCTGTTACAGTTGATTTTGGAAATTATGTGTTCGGAACGGAACAGGTGGCAGTATCAGATGAAGAAGAGACCGATACTCTCGGTTTAATTGATAACCTTGATGAACGTGGTAATTTTAAGGTAAACAAGTACAGAATAAATTTTGCACCAGATCTTGTTTATGCAAATGCCGGATACAGTACGCTTTATGGACTAATCGGAACAACCGTTATTTCTTTCAGTGATGTGCTGGGGAACCATCGTTTGATTGGTGTTACTGGGCTTCAGGTAGATTTGAAGAACAGCGATTACGGTTTAGCTTATTATTATCTCGCAAAAAGAATTAATTGGGGAATTGAAGGATTTCACACCGCAAGATTTGTCCGTCTTTTGAGATTTGATCCACGAGGATTCTATACTTCAAATTTATTCCGGTATAGGAACTTTGGAATTTCAGGCTCAGCCAGTTTTCCATTAAACAGATTTTACCGATTCGATTTTGGAGCCAGTGTACTCAATGTTACAGGTGAAAACCTTGACAATGTATTAGAACCTACTGAGAATGTTACTTTCACTGTACCACAGGTAAGTTTTGTTCACGATAATGTTCTATGGGGGTATACCGCACCAATCCAGGGAACACGATACCGTTTTGATGTTTTTGGAAATCTTGGTGTCACTGATCCGAATAAGAGTTTCTATTCAATAATTGGCGATATGCGTACTTATTTAAGATTCTTCTATGATCATTCACTTGCTTTAAGATTATCCGGAGGTTATTCAGGCGGTGAAAATCCACAACGATTTTTTATCGGAGGGACTGAAAACTGGATTAACAGAACTTTCGCAACAACTGAAGTTCCAATTGAATCAGCATCAGATTTTGCTTTTTTAACTGCAGTTCTTCCTTTAAGAGGATATGATTACTCCGAAAGAATTGGAACAAGATATCTCCTCGCAAATATGGAGTTGAGATTTCCTTTAATTCGTTACTTGCTCACCGGAGGTTTACCTCTTTTATTCAGCAATGTCATTGGTGTAGCATTCGTTGATGCAGGTGCTGCCTGGTACGATAATAGTAAAATCAGGCTCTTCTCGAGAAATAATGCCGGCAATATAATAACAGATGATTTACTTGTTGGAACAGGAGTCGGTGCGAGAGTTTACTTCCTTTATTTCCTGCTACGTTTTGATGTTGCCTGGGCATATAATGTTGAAGGTTTCTCCAGTCCTAAATTTTATTTTTCACTGGGCGCAGATTTTTAA
- a CDS encoding zinc ribbon domain-containing protein translates to MPTYEYKCTNCSYTFEYFQPMTAEPLKECPECKGILRRIIGTGAGPIFKGSGFYQTDYKSNSSQNKNSSKSNTTPPAGEKKSETKSKE, encoded by the coding sequence ATGCCAACTTATGAATATAAATGTACAAACTGTAGCTATACATTCGAATACTTCCAACCCATGACTGCTGAGCCATTAAAAGAATGTCCCGAATGTAAGGGAATACTAAGAAGGATTATCGGGACAGGTGCTGGTCCGATATTTAAAGGAAGCGGTTTCTATCAAACTGACTACAAGAGTAATTCTTCTCAGAATAAAAACAGCAGTAAGTCCAACACTACACCGCCAGCTGGGGAGAAAAAATCAGAAACTAAAAGTAAAGAATGA
- a CDS encoding ribose-phosphate pyrophosphokinase, giving the protein MATNDYMIFAGSSNLPLAKKIATRIGKPLGAIELKRFSDGEIWVKFGENIRGLDVFLIQSTNPPSDSWMELLIMIDAAKRASANTITAVIPYFGYARQDRKDQPRVAITAKLMANLLTVAGASRIITMDLHAAQIQGYFDIPFDHLYGSSVFKDRIELYRKNLVVVSPDVGGIKIARAYAKLLNCGLVVIDKRRPKQNLAEVMNIIGDVEGKDILIVDDLIDTAGTFVGAIEALKEKGALDIYGAITHSVLSGQALERISNSKVTKLFVTDTINTPGIEGVEKIQTISSAELFAEAIRRTFNNESISSLFHIDKG; this is encoded by the coding sequence ATGGCAACGAATGATTATATGATTTTTGCTGGAAGTTCAAATCTTCCGCTGGCAAAAAAAATTGCTACCAGAATTGGAAAGCCTCTAGGAGCAATTGAATTGAAACGTTTTAGTGACGGTGAGATTTGGGTTAAGTTTGGAGAAAATATCAGAGGATTGGATGTATTTCTGATTCAATCCACCAATCCGCCATCAGATAGCTGGATGGAACTGCTTATAATGATTGATGCAGCTAAGCGTGCTTCTGCAAATACTATCACTGCGGTAATTCCCTATTTCGGTTATGCAAGACAGGATAGAAAAGATCAGCCAAGAGTTGCAATAACCGCAAAACTTATGGCAAATCTTTTAACAGTAGCCGGTGCAAGTCGCATAATCACAATGGATTTACACGCAGCTCAAATTCAGGGATATTTTGATATTCCCTTTGACCATTTGTATGGTTCTTCTGTTTTTAAAGATAGAATTGAACTTTACAGAAAAAATCTGGTTGTTGTTTCTCCTGATGTTGGGGGAATCAAAATTGCAAGAGCTTATGCAAAATTACTTAACTGTGGCTTAGTTGTTATTGATAAAAGACGTCCTAAACAGAATCTGGCTGAAGTGATGAACATTATCGGAGATGTAGAAGGTAAAGATATTTTAATTGTTGATGATCTTATTGACACTGCAGGAACTTTTGTCGGTGCAATTGAAGCATTAAAAGAAAAGGGTGCTCTTGATATTTATGGTGCAATAACACATTCGGTGCTTTCCGGTCAGGCTTTGGAAAGAATCAGTAACTCTAAAGTAACAAAGCTTTTTGTAACTGATACAATAAATACACCGGGAATTGAAGGTGTGGAAAAAATTCAAACAATTTCTTCTGCGGAACTATTTGCTGAGGCGATTCGCAGAACATTTAATAACGAATCTATTAGTTCATTATTTCATATTGATAAAGGTTAA
- the rfaE2 gene encoding D-glycero-beta-D-manno-heptose 1-phosphate adenylyltransferase: MKEIRSKLKTEGKKVVFTNGVFDLIHAGHVDYLSKAKNLGDILVVGLNSDDSVRRIKGDKRPILKQKERTFVLANLKPVDYVVLFEEDTPEKLISEIIPDILVKGADWSVEKIVGKDIVEKHGGKVMNIEFVNDQSTSKIIELIVERYSN, translated from the coding sequence ATTAAAGAAATCAGATCAAAGCTTAAAACTGAAGGGAAAAAAGTAGTCTTCACAAACGGAGTATTTGATTTGATACACGCCGGACACGTGGATTATCTTTCCAAAGCAAAAAATCTTGGCGACATTTTAGTTGTCGGTTTAAACTCCGATGATTCAGTCAGAAGAATCAAGGGAGATAAGAGACCAATTCTCAAACAGAAAGAAAGAACATTTGTTCTCGCTAATCTCAAACCAGTAGATTATGTCGTTCTGTTTGAAGAAGACACTCCCGAAAAATTAATTTCCGAAATTATTCCTGATATTCTTGTAAAAGGTGCGGACTGGTCAGTTGAGAAAATTGTAGGCAAGGATATCGTTGAAAAACACGGCGGAAAAGTTATGAATATTGAATTTGTAAACGATCAGTCAACTTCAAAAATTATTGAACTGATAGTTGAGCGTTATTCAAATTAA